The following proteins are co-located in the Dyadobacter chenwenxiniae genome:
- a CDS encoding esterase-like activity of phytase family protein, translating to MNKLMYLWFAVKTIFCTCQPDHKINDFEKVRSHYKISKIGKLPAVASESSGLANGSAPGLFVTHNDSGGKPELYEFDLSGKLAATKPVPDARNVDWEDLGKDADGNFYIGDFGNNGAPRNQFEIYKFNSQNGTEKISFRYTDQKSLAGVSNKPAFDCESLFYFQKNLYLFSKNWGKNKFVRLYRVPAEAGNYTIMPIDSIQINTQVTAADVSPDGKTFALLTYGKILLFAIENDRIDFSKPRSCFRLVKKQNEALMFLNNTDMLVTNEQGDIYQITYK from the coding sequence ATGAATAAATTAATGTATCTGTGGTTTGCTGTCAAAACGATATTCTGTACTTGCCAGCCTGATCATAAGATCAATGATTTTGAGAAGGTGCGATCTCATTACAAAATTAGCAAAATAGGTAAGCTTCCGGCTGTTGCGTCGGAAAGTTCGGGCCTGGCGAACGGCTCGGCGCCTGGTTTGTTTGTCACTCACAATGACAGCGGCGGCAAGCCGGAATTGTATGAATTTGACCTTTCAGGCAAGCTGGCTGCAACAAAGCCAGTCCCTGATGCAAGAAATGTGGACTGGGAAGATTTAGGTAAAGATGCGGACGGAAATTTTTACATAGGTGATTTTGGTAATAACGGTGCTCCGAGGAACCAGTTTGAAATCTACAAGTTCAACAGCCAGAACGGGACGGAAAAAATTTCGTTTCGCTATACTGATCAGAAATCACTTGCGGGCGTTTCTAATAAGCCTGCTTTTGATTGCGAATCGCTCTTTTATTTTCAAAAAAACCTTTATCTCTTCTCAAAAAACTGGGGGAAAAATAAGTTTGTAAGACTTTATCGCGTTCCTGCCGAGGCGGGCAATTACACTATAATGCCAATTGACAGCATTCAAATCAATACACAGGTTACCGCAGCCGATGTGAGTCCGGATGGTAAGACTTTTGCATTGCTGACTTATGGTAAGATCCTGCTCTTCGCCATTGAAAATGACCGCATTGATTTTAGTAAGCCCAGGAGCTGTTTTCGGCTGGTAAAAAAACAGAACGAAGCGCTTATGTTTTTGAATAATACCGATATGCTCGTAACCAATGAGCAAGGCGATATTTATCAGATTACTTATAAATGA
- a CDS encoding YbaB/EbfC family nucleoid-associated protein, which yields MFGNMADMMGLMGKMKDLQSRMKEAQDSLVNITQVAESGGGMVKATVNGQKALIGLDIDKDLVNPDDKEMLQDLVVAAVNKALDNIEPKIKEHLQKATDGVLPNIPGLDLSGFMK from the coding sequence ATGTTTGGTAATATGGCAGATATGATGGGGCTCATGGGCAAAATGAAAGACCTTCAGTCTCGCATGAAAGAAGCGCAGGATTCATTGGTCAATATAACTCAGGTGGCTGAGTCAGGTGGTGGAATGGTGAAAGCGACTGTAAACGGACAAAAGGCTTTAATAGGCTTGGATATTGATAAAGACCTTGTCAATCCAGATGACAAGGAAATGTTGCAGGATCTGGTTGTTGCGGCAGTTAACAAAGCATTGGATAACATTGAACCAAAAATAAAAGAGCATTTGCAGAAGGCAACGGATGGTGTACTTCCCAACATTCCGGGGCTTGATTTAAGCGGGTTTATGAAATAA
- a CDS encoding PspC domain-containing protein has protein sequence MNKFRYFVEDQIFGVCAKLGEKLNFPASSVRLYFIYATFMTFGSPIILYLVLAFWMELQKHWRRHNSPTIWEL, from the coding sequence ATGAACAAATTTCGGTATTTCGTTGAAGACCAGATATTTGGTGTCTGCGCAAAATTGGGCGAAAAGCTCAATTTCCCCGCTAGCAGCGTCCGGTTGTACTTTATTTATGCCACCTTCATGACTTTTGGATCGCCAATTATCCTTTATCTGGTGCTAGCTTTCTGGATGGAGTTGCAGAAGCATTGGCGCCGTCACAACAGTCCTACGATTTGGGAACTGTAA
- a CDS encoding AsmA-like C-terminal region-containing protein, with product MFARILKIFGIIALCAFFLFGAVEIWVYRNRDNIFKKTKEFVNENLNGNLEIEDFKFRPFSGSFGLNFTLTNVKLTDSLYQVHQKPFLEAEKMHISLDLAGFYKGNMKIKNLILENGTMKLFVQKDGYSNLSIFKNNSKDKKKKDSGGNDNVLKKLGNMRFVNFTVSYSDSVKQKFYGALMHDVTNIITTTDSTTNASLNGAILFNQLTFKPKKGGFLINQEARLGLALAYDADNQQLKIYPSVLETATNDQIGINGTFDFADSSKQFSLNFEAKKIAIKNALPLLNRRIKEQIDSIGIQTKVDAKVRVNGQIASLVQPHVDVYFKTDTFQYNLPVGVLRDMLAEGNFTNQADTTEVPGPLNSRVTAQDVKGKFETIPFRLAIAVTNFQNPVARISGKIDADSTNLDQLLDPKRYRFKNGSAKIEFNFDGSLKNFYDPSRDRFNGKLSGKVSIDNISMDYLPRQVHLKKIKGDFTFNEKAFVFPDLSLSDGQNMLYIRGQVLDLIPYLFGSPKPLRANVDINIPVWKMNWLETLLAPRQVVTKKRKKLKLVELLDDAIDQMQIVAKLDAKKLNYKNFTARDVKGEFTIKNNAVSIEYFVMKAFGSGNVRVSGEMDNSGASQLPHMAMRGKIANADVHSVFYSFDDFGQKTLTHQNLKGILNTDFSFESRLNNNVRLIPSTMKGLLRIDLTNGYILNFEPFMKMKKLIFKRRNFERVKFAPIRSDFKLSGQEIEIAPMEIESNVVTLYIDGIYSFGKKTDINIQIPLSNLKKRDSTYVLDPNNEEKKQGSKIFLRAIDENGEVNIKLAFRKKKDKDKDKDKKDEPEINPELIEK from the coding sequence ATGTTTGCAAGAATTTTAAAAATCTTTGGAATAATTGCCCTGTGCGCTTTTTTTCTTTTCGGTGCCGTTGAGATATGGGTTTACAGAAACAGGGATAATATTTTCAAAAAGACAAAAGAATTCGTCAACGAGAATTTGAACGGGAATCTGGAAATTGAGGATTTTAAATTCCGGCCTTTCAGCGGATCATTTGGATTAAACTTCACATTAACAAACGTCAAACTTACCGACAGCCTTTACCAGGTTCATCAAAAACCCTTTCTGGAAGCCGAAAAAATGCACATTTCGTTAGATCTTGCGGGTTTTTATAAAGGGAATATGAAGATTAAAAACCTCATTCTGGAAAATGGGACAATGAAATTGTTTGTTCAAAAGGACGGCTATTCCAATTTAAGCATCTTCAAAAACAATTCGAAAGACAAAAAGAAAAAGGATTCCGGAGGGAACGACAATGTCTTAAAAAAGCTGGGTAATATGCGTTTCGTTAACTTTACCGTTAGCTATTCCGATTCTGTAAAGCAAAAATTTTACGGTGCTTTGATGCATGATGTTACCAATATCATCACAACAACCGATTCAACTACAAATGCCAGCCTTAACGGCGCCATTTTGTTTAACCAACTGACATTCAAGCCTAAAAAAGGCGGTTTCCTGATCAACCAGGAGGCGAGGCTAGGACTTGCATTAGCCTATGACGCTGATAATCAACAGCTCAAAATTTACCCGTCCGTATTGGAAACTGCCACCAATGATCAAATTGGCATCAACGGAACATTCGACTTCGCGGACTCTTCAAAACAATTTTCCTTAAATTTCGAGGCTAAAAAAATTGCCATTAAAAATGCGCTTCCGCTATTGAACAGGCGGATTAAGGAGCAAATTGATTCAATTGGTATTCAAACTAAGGTGGATGCAAAGGTGCGTGTGAATGGGCAAATCGCAAGTTTGGTGCAGCCGCACGTTGACGTATATTTCAAGACGGATACGTTTCAGTACAACCTGCCGGTGGGCGTTTTGCGGGATATGTTGGCGGAAGGCAACTTTACCAATCAGGCCGATACAACCGAAGTGCCCGGTCCGCTCAACTCACGCGTGACCGCGCAGGATGTAAAGGGTAAATTCGAGACCATTCCATTCCGACTCGCCATTGCCGTCACCAATTTTCAAAACCCGGTTGCCCGGATCAGCGGAAAAATTGATGCGGATTCCACGAATCTGGATCAGCTTTTGGATCCCAAACGATATCGCTTCAAAAACGGGAGTGCGAAGATCGAGTTCAATTTTGATGGCAGCTTAAAAAACTTCTATGATCCCAGCCGTGACCGCTTCAATGGCAAGTTGAGTGGCAAAGTGTCGATCGATAACATTTCCATGGATTATCTGCCGCGGCAGGTTCATTTGAAAAAAATAAAAGGAGATTTCACTTTCAACGAAAAAGCATTCGTCTTTCCTGATCTGAGCTTATCGGATGGGCAGAACATGCTGTATATCAGGGGTCAGGTGCTTGATTTGATCCCTTATCTGTTTGGTTCTCCCAAGCCGCTCAGGGCGAATGTGGACATTAACATTCCAGTTTGGAAAATGAACTGGCTGGAAACACTGCTCGCTCCACGACAGGTTGTGACAAAAAAAAGAAAGAAGCTGAAACTGGTTGAACTGCTGGACGACGCCATTGACCAAATGCAAATTGTTGCCAAGCTGGATGCTAAGAAGCTCAATTACAAAAATTTTACGGCAAGGGACGTGAAAGGAGAGTTTACGATTAAGAACAACGCTGTTAGCATTGAGTACTTTGTCATGAAAGCATTTGGGAGCGGAAACGTTCGTGTTTCCGGGGAGATGGACAATTCCGGAGCGAGCCAGCTGCCGCACATGGCTATGCGAGGCAAAATTGCGAATGCGGATGTGCACTCCGTGTTTTACTCGTTTGATGATTTTGGACAAAAAACCCTTACACATCAAAATTTAAAGGGAATCCTGAATACAGATTTTAGTTTTGAGTCACGGCTTAATAACAACGTCAGGCTAATTCCCTCGACGATGAAAGGCCTGCTGCGTATTGACCTTACCAATGGTTACATTCTGAACTTTGAGCCTTTTATGAAGATGAAAAAGCTCATTTTCAAACGACGGAATTTTGAGCGTGTAAAATTTGCGCCTATTCGGAGCGATTTTAAGCTGAGCGGCCAGGAGATTGAGATCGCGCCAATGGAGATTGAATCCAATGTAGTGACGCTTTATATTGATGGCATTTACAGTTTTGGCAAGAAAACGGACATTAACATTCAAATTCCGTTGAGTAACCTGAAAAAACGGGACTCGACTTATGTGCTCGATCCGAATAATGAAGAGAAGAAGCAAGGGTCTAAAATTTTCCTGAGAGCCATTGACGAAAATGGTGAGGTAAATATCAAGCTTGCATTCAGGAAAAAGAAAGATAAAGACAAGGATAAGGACAAAAAAGACGAGCCGGAAATCAATCCAGAGCTCATCGAGAAATAG
- a CDS encoding cold-shock protein produces MPTGTVKFFNEAKGYGFIVEDDTNRDIFVHVTGLGGLTIRENDQVEYEVVEGKKGLNAVQVKKI; encoded by the coding sequence ATGCCAACAGGTACTGTAAAATTTTTCAATGAAGCTAAGGGATACGGCTTCATCGTTGAAGACGACACAAACAGAGACATCTTTGTCCATGTGACAGGATTGGGAGGACTTACTATCCGTGAAAATGACCAAGTAGAATACGAAGTCGTTGAAGGTAAAAAAGGACTAAACGCTGTGCAGGTAAAAAAGATATAA
- a CDS encoding AI-2E family transporter, with translation MNSTLRPLPNKDRETPLYLKLASILVALIAAVYILYILRETIIPIAFSILLSILLHPVCVWLEKHRVPRIGSILLSILSLVVVIVVLVYVVSLQIGGFAEELPRITEKAETILDQTLTMGERYLNISRSQQVSEAKKYLINALSEGRAVLLNTLVTTTGAISTFILIPLYIFFFLLYRDFFRRFVHKAITNVPNEALNVLLKKIYEVIQSYLSGLFLVILIVGVLNSIGLLILGIPHAIFFGFLAGFLILIPYIGILIGSVLPALLAVVTMDSPWYAVGVIGVMSFVQFLEGNFITPNIVGSKVSVNPLAAIVALFLGGQLWGLAGLILALPVTAILKVIFDTIPSMEPYGFLLGEPVHEVQEDEKEVMIEQTVEKEFKKKPYRRYRNKPRNRPDSTSPMPNKPEN, from the coding sequence ATGAATTCTACATTACGTCCTCTTCCAAACAAAGATAGAGAAACCCCACTTTACCTGAAACTGGCAAGCATCCTGGTCGCCCTCATTGCCGCCGTCTATATTCTTTATATTCTTCGGGAAACGATCATCCCCATTGCATTCTCCATTTTGCTGTCCATTCTGCTCCATCCCGTTTGTGTTTGGCTGGAAAAGCACCGTGTTCCGCGGATAGGGTCTATTTTGTTAAGCATCCTTTCACTTGTTGTAGTGATTGTCGTGCTTGTCTATGTGGTTTCGTTGCAAATCGGCGGTTTTGCAGAAGAGCTTCCGAGGATTACAGAAAAGGCAGAAACGATTCTGGATCAAACGCTTACGATGGGCGAGCGTTATCTCAACATTAGCCGGAGCCAGCAAGTCAGCGAAGCAAAAAAATACCTCATTAACGCATTAAGCGAAGGGAGGGCGGTTTTGCTAAACACGCTTGTTACGACCACGGGCGCCATTTCAACATTCATCCTAATCCCGCTTTACATCTTTTTCTTCCTGCTATACCGCGATTTTTTCAGGCGTTTTGTTCACAAAGCCATTACCAATGTTCCTAACGAAGCATTGAATGTGCTTTTGAAAAAAATATACGAGGTGATCCAAAGTTACCTGTCAGGATTGTTCCTAGTCATTCTGATCGTAGGCGTTTTGAACAGCATTGGGTTGCTCATTTTAGGCATCCCACACGCTATTTTCTTCGGCTTTTTGGCAGGGTTCCTGATCCTGATCCCATATATCGGAATTTTGATAGGCTCAGTTTTGCCTGCATTATTGGCTGTCGTTACCATGGATTCGCCCTGGTATGCGGTGGGTGTAATCGGTGTGATGAGCTTTGTACAATTTCTGGAAGGCAATTTTATTACACCGAACATTGTAGGATCCAAAGTAAGTGTGAATCCACTGGCCGCGATTGTCGCATTGTTTCTGGGAGGGCAGTTATGGGGGCTAGCGGGTTTAATCCTCGCATTACCCGTGACGGCTATTCTTAAAGTGATTTTTGATACTATTCCAAGTATGGAGCCTTACGGTTTTCTGTTGGGCGAGCCTGTGCATGAGGTGCAGGAAGACGAAAAAGAAGTAATGATTGAGCAAACCGTTGAAAAGGAATTTAAGAAAAAACCTTACCGCAGATATCGTAATAAGCCGAGGAATCGTCCGGATAGCACTTCTCCTATGCCCAACAAACCGGAAAATTAG
- a CDS encoding gliding motility lipoprotein GldH: protein MKFFWFVSILAFSLAMSGCDENVVYKAHEDIDDGLWYIKNKPTFKVEITDTTATYNMYYLLRNTLQYPYYNLYLTKSFTGPDQKVISNTLEEVFLSNETTGKPYGHGLGDLFDHKIPFVKNYKFPRSGTYTFTLTQSMRQNPLPFVMSVGISVEKTGVK from the coding sequence ATGAAGTTTTTTTGGTTTGTCTCAATTCTTGCTTTCAGTCTGGCAATGTCGGGCTGCGACGAAAATGTTGTTTACAAAGCACATGAAGACATTGATGATGGACTTTGGTATATCAAAAACAAACCGACCTTTAAAGTTGAGATAACGGATACGACAGCAACTTACAACATGTATTATTTGCTCCGTAACACGCTCCAGTATCCTTATTACAACCTTTATTTGACCAAAAGTTTTACAGGACCGGATCAAAAGGTCATTTCTAATACACTGGAAGAAGTTTTTCTCTCCAATGAAACCACCGGAAAACCTTACGGCCACGGCTTGGGAGATCTTTTTGATCATAAGATCCCGTTTGTTAAAAACTACAAATTCCCCAGATCCGGCACTTACACGTTCACATTGACGCAATCTATGCGCCAGAATCCGCTTCCTTTCGTGATGAGTGTGGGGATTAGTGTTGAGAAAACAGGTGTTAAATAA
- the lysS gene encoding lysine--tRNA ligase yields MLLSEQEILRRQKREELMRMGIEPYPAEEFVVNTYAADIVKNYENNKIDYKHVTMAGRLMGFRIMGSAAFAEFQDSTGRVQLYFRRDDLCPGEDKTLYNTVFKKLLDIGDIIGIQGFVFTTQTGEISVHVQEFKILNKSLRPLPVVKRDEEGNIHDGFTDPELRYRQRYVDLIVNPEVREIFIKRARIITTMRSYFDSNGWLEVETPVLQSIHGGAAARPFETHHNALDTDLFLRIATELHLKRLIVGGFEGVYEFGKLFRNEGMDRTHNPEFTTVELYVAYKDYLWMMRMTEQVLEQVAIAVNGTPVAKFGETELDFTGPYPRLSITDAIKQYTGLDVETLDENAIREQCRAWGMEVSESMGKGKLIDEIFGEKVEENIIQPTFIIDHPVEMSPLTKKHRTKKGMVERFELFVNGREIANAYSELNDPLEQRERFEDQLKLKERGDDEAMEMDDDFLRSLEYGMPPSSGIGIGIDRLTMLLTNNTSIQEVIFFPQMRPERRVEIAKELDYINAGVPAAWVPALQKMNILTIEQLKAANPNKIFNDLGGMRKKLKIEEKMPLLDDIKAWIA; encoded by the coding sequence ATGCTATTAAGCGAACAGGAAATATTGCGCAGACAAAAGCGCGAGGAATTAATGCGGATGGGCATCGAGCCTTATCCTGCGGAAGAATTTGTGGTAAATACTTACGCTGCAGACATTGTCAAGAACTACGAAAACAATAAAATAGATTATAAACACGTCACCATGGCCGGCAGGTTGATGGGCTTCCGGATTATGGGAAGCGCTGCTTTTGCCGAGTTTCAGGACAGCACCGGACGTGTGCAACTATATTTCCGCAGGGACGATCTTTGCCCGGGCGAAGACAAGACGCTTTACAATACGGTTTTCAAAAAACTGCTGGACATTGGCGATATAATTGGAATTCAAGGATTTGTGTTTACTACGCAAACCGGAGAAATATCCGTTCATGTTCAGGAATTTAAGATTCTTAACAAATCGCTTCGTCCGCTTCCTGTTGTGAAACGCGACGAAGAGGGCAACATTCATGACGGTTTTACCGATCCTGAACTTCGCTATCGTCAGCGCTATGTGGATTTGATCGTGAATCCTGAAGTCCGCGAGATTTTTATCAAAAGAGCCAGGATTATCACGACAATGCGCTCTTATTTTGATTCAAATGGATGGCTAGAAGTGGAAACGCCCGTTTTGCAGAGCATTCACGGAGGTGCCGCCGCCCGGCCGTTTGAAACACATCATAACGCGTTGGACACGGATCTTTTCCTTAGAATCGCCACGGAATTGCATTTAAAACGATTGATAGTTGGTGGTTTTGAAGGCGTTTATGAATTCGGAAAACTGTTTCGTAACGAAGGAATGGACCGGACGCACAACCCTGAATTTACAACCGTCGAATTATACGTTGCTTACAAAGATTATCTATGGATGATGCGCATGACCGAGCAAGTGCTCGAACAGGTTGCGATTGCAGTGAACGGAACGCCAGTAGCTAAATTCGGAGAAACGGAGCTCGATTTTACTGGCCCATATCCCCGGTTAAGCATTACGGATGCCATTAAGCAATATACAGGGCTTGATGTGGAAACGCTTGATGAAAACGCGATCCGCGAACAATGCCGCGCGTGGGGAATGGAGGTGTCGGAAAGCATGGGCAAAGGCAAGCTGATTGACGAGATTTTTGGTGAAAAAGTAGAAGAGAACATTATTCAGCCTACATTCATTATCGACCATCCGGTTGAAATGTCGCCCCTTACCAAGAAACACCGCACCAAAAAAGGCATGGTGGAGCGCTTTGAGCTTTTTGTGAATGGCAGAGAAATTGCCAATGCTTATTCTGAGCTCAATGATCCTTTGGAGCAACGGGAACGTTTTGAAGATCAGTTGAAATTGAAGGAACGCGGCGATGATGAAGCCATGGAAATGGACGACGATTTCCTCAGATCACTCGAATACGGCATGCCCCCAAGTTCAGGCATCGGGATTGGCATTGACCGGCTTACCATGTTGCTGACCAATAATACGAGCATTCAGGAAGTGATTTTCTTCCCGCAAATGCGCCCTGAACGCCGGGTTGAAATTGCAAAGGAACTGGACTATATCAATGCCGGGGTGCCTGCTGCCTGGGTGCCTGCATTGCAAAAAATGAATATTCTTACGATTGAACAATTGAAAGCGGCTAATCCAAATAAGATTTTTAATGATCTGGGAGGAATGCGCAAAAAGCTTAAAATTGAAGAGAAAATGCCACTTTTAGATGATATTAAGGCATGGATCGCCTAG
- a CDS encoding glycosyltransferase family 2 protein, protein MAPTVAIVILNYNGRHHLEKFLPNILKYSDGYAVWIADNASTDQSLSWLNSAYPELHTLTISENKGYAGGYNDALKRISADYYILLNSDIEVTENWIQPVISFMDSDEKIAACQPKIRAYDLPTHFEYAGAAGGYMDYLGYPFCRGRIFDTREEDLGQFDDEQDVFWATGACLFVRASAFHRAGGFDESFFAHMEEIDLCWRLLNMQYRITYCGKSVVYHVGGGTLHKSNPRKTFLNYRNNLIMLFKNLPKGRRWKTVFIRLLLDGISSVRFMATGAWPDVVAILRAHFAFYRMIPSLIKTTKRTSYRAPLYYRSIVWEYFVLGKHRFSQLTGINFDKVTVPKS, encoded by the coding sequence ATGGCTCCCACTGTTGCGATTGTCATCCTGAATTATAACGGCAGACACCATCTCGAAAAATTCCTTCCCAATATCTTGAAGTATTCAGATGGCTATGCAGTTTGGATAGCCGACAATGCGTCTACAGACCAGTCTCTCAGTTGGTTAAACTCAGCCTATCCCGAACTTCACACGCTGACAATTTCAGAAAACAAAGGCTATGCAGGCGGCTATAATGATGCATTGAAGCGCATTTCGGCTGATTACTACATTCTGCTGAACTCGGACATTGAGGTTACAGAAAACTGGATTCAACCGGTTATTTCCTTTATGGACTCGGATGAAAAAATTGCAGCATGTCAGCCGAAAATCCGTGCATATGATCTTCCCACGCACTTTGAATATGCAGGAGCGGCTGGTGGTTATATGGACTATCTGGGTTATCCGTTCTGCAGGGGGCGGATATTTGATACGCGGGAAGAGGATTTAGGCCAGTTTGATGACGAGCAGGATGTATTCTGGGCAACCGGCGCATGTTTGTTTGTCCGCGCATCTGCCTTTCACCGAGCTGGGGGTTTCGACGAATCGTTCTTTGCGCATATGGAAGAAATTGACCTTTGCTGGCGGTTGCTTAATATGCAGTACAGGATCACATATTGCGGAAAATCAGTCGTTTACCACGTAGGAGGCGGGACTTTGCATAAGTCCAATCCAAGAAAGACTTTCCTCAATTACCGGAACAATTTAATCATGCTTTTCAAGAATCTTCCCAAAGGGAGGAGGTGGAAAACGGTGTTTATCAGATTGTTATTGGACGGAATTTCGAGCGTACGGTTTATGGCAACAGGTGCCTGGCCCGACGTTGTCGCCATTTTGAGAGCGCATTTTGCGTTTTATAGAATGATCCCTTCACTCATTAAAACCACAAAAAGAACATCATATCGTGCTCCATTATATTATAGGAGCATTGTATGGGAATATTTTGTGCTGGGGAAGCACAGATTTAGTCAGCTGACGGGAATTAATTTTGATAAGGTTACAGTTCCCAAATCGTAG
- a CDS encoding response regulator transcription factor produces the protein MSTAKSASSAPKVLVVDDDSDIVELLEYNLIKEGYSVVTASNGKKAIEIAKTFIPDLILLDIMMPQLDGIETGRILRSNPEIKNTYILFLTARSEEYSEVAAFDVGADDYITKPIKPRALMSRINALFRREAQKAESGDQIDILDLTINRKNYTVTQGSEKSIVLPKKEFELLFFLAQTPNKVFNRDELLQKIWGADIYVLERTVDVHIRKLREKLGDRYIKTLKGVGYMFSNEQE, from the coding sequence ATGAGCACCGCTAAATCTGCATCGTCAGCCCCAAAAGTTCTAGTTGTTGACGACGATTCTGATATTGTTGAACTTCTGGAATATAATTTAATTAAGGAAGGATATTCGGTGGTTACCGCTTCCAATGGCAAGAAAGCAATCGAAATCGCCAAGACATTTATCCCTGATCTGATCCTGCTGGACATTATGATGCCGCAACTCGATGGCATCGAAACAGGCCGTATTTTGCGCAGTAACCCGGAAATCAAAAACACATACATTCTTTTCTTAACAGCCAGATCGGAAGAATATTCTGAGGTTGCGGCTTTCGATGTAGGCGCGGATGATTACATTACGAAGCCGATCAAGCCGCGGGCTCTGATGAGCCGCATTAATGCATTGTTCCGCAGGGAAGCGCAAAAAGCAGAATCAGGTGACCAGATCGACATTCTGGACCTGACCATTAACCGCAAAAATTACACGGTTACCCAAGGCTCGGAAAAGTCAATCGTGCTTCCGAAGAAAGAATTTGAACTGCTGTTTTTTCTTGCTCAAACGCCTAATAAGGTCTTTAACAGGGACGAGCTGTTGCAAAAAATCTGGGGAGCCGACATTTATGTCCTGGAAAGAACCGTTGACGTCCACATTAGAAAGTTACGCGAAAAACTCGGCGACCGTTATATCAAAACCCTGAAAGGCGTGGGCTATATGTTCAGTAATGAGCAGGAATAA